Proteins encoded in a region of the Rhodopirellula halodulae genome:
- a CDS encoding DUF1328 domain-containing protein, with protein MLGWALTFLVIALIAAALGFGGLAGTAASVAKILFIVFLVLFVIGLVMGRRGPTV; from the coding sequence ATGTTGGGTTGGGCTTTGACGTTTTTGGTAATCGCACTCATCGCAGCCGCGTTGGGATTCGGTGGCTTGGCTGGAACCGCCGCCAGTGTCGCGAAAATTTTGTTCATCGTCTTCCTCGTGCTGTTCGTCATTGGATTGGTGATGGGACGTCGCGGACCAACGGTCTAA
- a CDS encoding Rho termination factor N-terminal domain-containing protein, producing MATWTDKDERQYEHIKENELDRGKDEESAEEIAARTVNKQRRKEGRTPNQITQGTGNPHTSLEDRTVDELHNLASELKVEGRSKMNKSELIEAIRRKR from the coding sequence ATGGCCACGTGGACAGACAAAGACGAACGTCAGTACGAACACATCAAGGAAAATGAGCTTGATCGTGGGAAAGACGAAGAGTCCGCGGAAGAAATCGCCGCTCGGACCGTCAACAAGCAACGACGGAAAGAGGGTCGTACTCCCAATCAAATAACACAGGGGACGGGCAATCCACACACCTCCCTGGAAGACCGAACGGTGGATGAACTTCACAACTTGGCCTCGGAGTTGAAAGTCGAAGGCCGAAGCAAGATGAACAAATCGGAATTGATCGAAGCCATACGCCGAAAACGTTGA
- a CDS encoding ZIP family metal transporter, with protein sequence MTELIQVLSLTTLAGAAIPVGGLIAMIERISPEWLENEFRHSVIAFGGGVLVSAVALVLVPDGIKELSLPWIVTAFVLGGLLFWGLETLLAQMKGSMSQLIAMLSDFIPEAIALGAAFATGESAGLLLAVLIGLQNLPEGFNAFRELEASSKIPRKKIVAYLAACVPLGPFSGWLGYEYLSNYPRAVDFIMLLAASGILYLTFQDLAPQAKTDNQRAPAIGAVFGFLLGLIGHVLLK encoded by the coding sequence TTGACTGAACTCATTCAAGTCTTGTCGCTCACAACGCTGGCAGGTGCGGCGATTCCCGTCGGCGGTCTGATTGCCATGATCGAACGCATCTCGCCGGAGTGGCTGGAGAACGAATTTCGCCACAGCGTGATCGCCTTTGGCGGAGGCGTGCTCGTGTCTGCCGTGGCGTTGGTGCTCGTTCCGGATGGAATCAAGGAACTATCGCTACCTTGGATCGTAACGGCGTTCGTACTGGGCGGACTTCTGTTCTGGGGGCTGGAAACTCTGCTCGCCCAAATGAAGGGCTCAATGTCTCAATTGATCGCGATGTTGTCTGATTTCATTCCGGAAGCAATCGCCTTGGGCGCCGCCTTCGCAACGGGAGAAAGTGCGGGCCTTCTGCTCGCCGTGCTCATCGGATTGCAAAACCTACCGGAAGGGTTCAACGCATTCCGAGAACTTGAAGCCTCCTCCAAGATCCCGAGGAAGAAAATCGTGGCGTACCTGGCAGCCTGCGTTCCGCTTGGCCCTTTCTCAGGATGGCTCGGATACGAATACCTGTCGAACTACCCGCGTGCGGTCGACTTCATCATGCTGCTCGCCGCCAGCGGTATTCTCTATCTCACGTTTCAAGACCTGGCACCACAAGCCAAAACGGATAATCAGCGGGCTCCAGCGATCGGAGCCGTGTTCGGTTTCCTGCTTGGCTTGATCGGCCACGTGCTACTGAAGTAG
- a CDS encoding NADP-dependent oxidoreductase — protein MSTATTQQVESKQIELVSRPSGRPTRDNFALRTVKVGPIEEGEILVRNHWMSVDPYMRGRMKDTDSYVPPFQIDEPLEGGCIGEVIQSRNPDFQEGDTVLGNLGWREYWVSGGENVTTVDPELAPVQAYLGALGMTGMTAWVGLHHIAKLQKGQTVFVSAASGAVGSIVCQLAKAMGCRVIGSAGKSEKIDWLKAKTGIDAVINYKEVDDLSQTLSEHAPDGVDVYFDNVGAEHLEAAIDNMNDNGVCVECGMIATYNATEAPSAPRNLFKVIAKRLRLEGFIVRDHMDAKDEFVSDMSGLIQDDKVVWEETVTEGIENAPDAFMGLFDGDNLGKQLVKIN, from the coding sequence ATGAGCACTGCAACCACCCAACAAGTCGAATCCAAACAGATCGAATTGGTTTCGCGACCGAGCGGCCGTCCGACCCGAGACAATTTTGCCTTGCGGACAGTGAAGGTTGGGCCAATCGAAGAGGGCGAAATTCTGGTGCGAAATCACTGGATGTCGGTGGACCCTTACATGCGAGGACGTATGAAAGACACCGATAGCTATGTTCCTCCGTTCCAAATTGACGAACCACTGGAAGGCGGTTGCATCGGTGAGGTGATTCAATCGCGGAATCCGGACTTTCAAGAAGGCGACACGGTGCTCGGCAATTTGGGTTGGCGGGAGTATTGGGTGTCGGGCGGTGAGAATGTCACCACGGTCGATCCAGAGCTCGCTCCCGTGCAAGCATATCTCGGTGCGTTGGGCATGACCGGCATGACCGCCTGGGTGGGGTTGCACCATATTGCGAAGCTGCAGAAGGGGCAAACCGTGTTTGTTTCCGCCGCATCAGGTGCGGTTGGTTCGATCGTTTGCCAGCTCGCCAAAGCCATGGGCTGTCGCGTGATCGGCAGTGCCGGCAAGTCGGAAAAGATCGACTGGTTGAAAGCTAAGACAGGCATCGATGCGGTGATCAACTACAAGGAAGTCGATGACCTCAGTCAGACGCTGTCGGAACATGCTCCCGATGGTGTGGATGTTTACTTCGACAACGTTGGAGCGGAACACCTCGAAGCCGCTATCGACAACATGAACGACAATGGTGTTTGCGTGGAGTGCGGAATGATCGCGACTTACAACGCCACCGAAGCACCATCGGCTCCCCGCAATTTGTTCAAGGTCATCGCCAAACGTCTGCGATTGGAAGGCTTCATCGTTCGCGATCACATGGATGCGAAGGACGAATTTGTGAGTGACATGTCAGGGTTGATTCAGGACGACAAGGTCGTCTGGGAAGAGACCGTCACCGAAGGAATTGAAAACGCCCCAGACGCATTCATGGGACTTTTCGACGGAGACAATCTTGGTAAGCAGTTGGTCAAGATCAACTGA
- a CDS encoding NAD-dependent succinate-semialdehyde dehydrogenase codes for MSIVSVNPANNQTIREYEPLHKEAAMDAIEKAHKAFGAWRKTSFDERKRCLLKFAKLLREDADEFARTITLDMGKRISESKYEIDYCADIAEFYANGAEEFLADQPMERVDANAYLHLEPIGVLMGVMPWNFPFYQVVRFATPNIMAGNTVMVKHASNVPQCAAAIEELFEECGLPDGVYQNLFIPSEFVDPIVADSRVQGVSLTGSEPAGRAVAASAGKNLKRSVLELGGNDPFIVLDDADMDLVLEQAVKGRMVNAGQSCVASKRFIVLKSVADTFVDGLRKQFQELKMGDPMDEETTLAPLSTEDAAKKLLVQVQSSIDAGAKVILGGDRPDRDGAFFNPTILTEVTPDMPTFDQELFGPVATVYIVPDEQAAIELANDSSYGLGGSVYTRDVERGRRVAEQIETGMMFLNQPTNSQAELPFGGIKNSGYGRELSHLGILEFVNKKLIHLGEKETS; via the coding sequence ATGTCAATTGTCAGTGTCAATCCAGCCAACAACCAAACCATCCGTGAATACGAACCGCTGCATAAAGAAGCGGCGATGGACGCCATCGAGAAAGCTCACAAGGCGTTTGGGGCGTGGCGAAAGACGTCGTTCGATGAACGCAAGAGGTGTCTACTGAAGTTTGCCAAGTTGCTTCGCGAAGATGCCGACGAGTTCGCTCGTACAATCACGTTGGACATGGGAAAACGGATCTCTGAGAGTAAATACGAGATCGACTACTGTGCCGACATCGCTGAGTTCTATGCCAACGGGGCGGAGGAATTTCTGGCTGATCAGCCGATGGAACGAGTCGACGCCAACGCGTATTTGCACTTGGAGCCAATCGGCGTCTTGATGGGTGTGATGCCCTGGAATTTCCCGTTCTATCAAGTCGTTCGCTTCGCGACGCCAAACATCATGGCGGGCAACACCGTGATGGTGAAACACGCTAGCAACGTTCCCCAATGTGCCGCGGCGATTGAAGAGTTGTTTGAAGAGTGCGGGCTGCCGGACGGTGTCTATCAAAACCTTTTCATCCCTTCCGAGTTCGTGGATCCAATCGTTGCAGATTCCCGAGTTCAAGGCGTGTCGTTAACCGGCAGCGAACCCGCGGGACGTGCGGTCGCGGCATCGGCAGGAAAGAATCTGAAACGCAGCGTCTTGGAGCTGGGTGGCAACGATCCTTTCATCGTTCTGGATGACGCCGACATGGATTTGGTGTTGGAACAGGCGGTCAAGGGACGCATGGTCAACGCGGGACAGTCCTGTGTGGCTTCCAAGCGATTCATCGTTCTGAAATCTGTCGCGGACACCTTCGTGGATGGTCTGAGAAAACAATTCCAGGAACTGAAGATGGGCGATCCTATGGACGAGGAGACGACGCTTGCTCCCTTGTCGACGGAAGACGCCGCAAAAAAGTTGTTGGTGCAGGTCCAGTCTTCGATTGATGCGGGCGCGAAAGTCATTCTTGGTGGCGATCGTCCCGACCGTGACGGAGCCTTCTTCAATCCGACCATTTTGACGGAAGTCACTCCTGACATGCCAACGTTCGACCAAGAGCTGTTTGGCCCTGTCGCAACTGTCTACATCGTCCCGGATGAGCAGGCCGCCATTGAGCTTGCGAATGATTCCTCCTATGGGCTGGGAGGAAGTGTCTACACGCGAGACGTCGAGCGAGGTCGCCGCGTCGCGGAGCAGATTGAAACGGGAATGATGTTCTTGAACCAGCCCACCAATTCCCAAGCGGAGTTGCCATTCGGTGGCATCAAAAATTCCGGCTACGGTCGCGAATTGTCGCACCTTGGGATTTTGGAATTCGTTAACAAAAAACTGATCCACCTCGGTGAAAAGGAAACGTCATGA
- a CDS encoding SDR family NAD(P)-dependent oxidoreductase, with protein sequence MESASLGIHSIIRASGFREMMKAKRDPFTPQVNQRRNMDTHPNALVTGASSGIGREIAKQFASEGYDLILVARREEKLRELASEIESIHARNATVLTCDLSQPQAVDGLCDQLQQQSLQVDTLVNNAGFGALGRFSELSADRQTDMVMVNVVALTRLTRMLLPSMIQRNRGGVLNVGSIAAHQAGPNMAVYYATKAYVLSFTEGLREELSGTAVHVTCLEPGPTETGFGEDSGMGKLDMFSSAAMSAEDVARAGVRGYLKNEDVVIPGWMNRLMVTSTGFLPRSATRKLVGKMQSA encoded by the coding sequence ATGGAATCTGCGTCGCTTGGCATTCACTCGATCATTCGAGCGTCTGGTTTTCGCGAAATGATGAAGGCCAAACGGGACCCGTTTACACCTCAGGTGAACCAGAGAAGAAACATGGACACTCATCCCAACGCCCTCGTCACGGGAGCCTCCTCCGGAATCGGCCGCGAAATTGCGAAACAGTTTGCCAGCGAAGGCTACGACCTGATCCTGGTGGCTCGTCGTGAAGAAAAACTGCGTGAATTGGCTTCGGAAATCGAATCCATCCACGCGAGAAACGCGACGGTCTTGACCTGCGATTTGTCGCAACCCCAAGCGGTCGACGGGCTCTGCGATCAACTGCAGCAGCAATCGCTGCAAGTCGACACGCTAGTGAACAACGCGGGCTTTGGTGCGCTGGGACGGTTTTCGGAACTGTCGGCGGATCGGCAAACGGACATGGTAATGGTCAATGTGGTGGCGCTGACGCGGCTAACTCGCATGTTGCTTCCGTCCATGATCCAACGCAATCGCGGCGGCGTCCTGAATGTCGGCTCGATCGCGGCTCATCAGGCCGGTCCCAACATGGCGGTTTACTACGCGACGAAGGCCTATGTCTTGTCATTCACGGAAGGCTTGCGTGAGGAACTGTCGGGTACGGCCGTCCACGTGACTTGTTTGGAACCCGGGCCCACCGAAACAGGCTTCGGCGAAGATTCCGGAATGGGCAAGTTGGACATGTTCTCTTCCGCAGCCATGTCCGCTGAGGATGTGGCTCGCGCCGGGGTGCGTGGCTATCTGAAAAACGAGGACGTGGTGATCCCCGGTTGGATGAACCGTTTGATGGTCACCTCCACCGGCTTCTTGCCTCGAAGTGCGACACGGAAGTTGGTCGGCAAGATGCAATCCGCCTGA
- the sugE gene encoding quaternary ammonium compound efflux SMR transporter SugE, with the protein MAWLFLLVAGLLEIGWAVGLKYTEGFSRPVPTLITVVIMIASFFTLSLALREIPLGTGYAVWTGIGAVGTAIAGIVLFNEPKDVVRLLCIGLIVAGIVGLKLASPHTGDNASTTVDQTTSRP; encoded by the coding sequence ATGGCTTGGTTGTTTTTGTTGGTTGCGGGATTGTTGGAGATTGGCTGGGCGGTCGGCCTGAAGTACACCGAGGGTTTTTCTCGTCCGGTGCCAACCTTGATCACGGTTGTGATCATGATCGCAAGCTTCTTCACGCTGTCGCTGGCCCTGCGTGAGATTCCGCTGGGGACTGGCTACGCCGTTTGGACTGGCATCGGAGCGGTCGGGACTGCCATCGCGGGCATCGTGCTATTCAACGAACCCAAGGATGTGGTTCGCTTGCTATGCATCGGGTTGATTGTGGCGGGAATCGTCGGTCTGAAACTCGCATCACCGCACACGGGCGACAATGCGTCGACGACGGTGGACCAAACAACCTCCCGCCCATGA
- a CDS encoding DUF1569 domain-containing protein — translation MSELRTIQFAHLRDAVVDARSLLETGYEPMGNWSLGQICLHLKLVQDPSVHGYPGWMSLFAFLRPAMRRWLLPKIRRPDSPRGIKTAGMFVPPQDVDDDQAIDAFAESVEQFLSHPGDYSPHPAFGRLSRSEFEEIHRLHAAHHLRFLRPRKAEADR, via the coding sequence ATGTCTGAACTTCGTACGATCCAGTTCGCTCACTTGCGTGACGCCGTCGTGGACGCTCGGTCTTTGTTGGAAACCGGCTACGAGCCGATGGGCAATTGGTCGTTGGGGCAAATCTGCCTCCATCTGAAACTGGTCCAAGACCCCAGCGTGCACGGCTACCCAGGCTGGATGTCGTTGTTCGCATTTCTGCGACCAGCCATGAGGCGTTGGCTGTTGCCGAAGATCCGACGTCCCGATTCGCCGCGCGGAATAAAAACGGCGGGCATGTTTGTTCCGCCGCAGGATGTTGACGATGACCAAGCCATCGACGCATTTGCGGAGAGCGTGGAGCAGTTTCTTTCACACCCAGGTGATTACTCACCGCATCCGGCGTTTGGGCGTTTGAGCCGTTCCGAATTCGAAGAGATTCATCGTTTGCACGCTGCTCATCATCTAAGGTTTTTGCGACCCCGAAAAGCTGAAGCGGACCGCTGA
- a CDS encoding efflux RND transporter periplasmic adaptor subunit: protein MATRFLHSRLRTVPLLVWIAFGCLPGCQSDEEVSFEKSPRPVEAMTLTRSIPVSSYTASGSVQSWKTEDLGFEVSGKVLWVLEPGENIDGRIVDADGDLIQSGTPLAQIEPDRYEIAVQSAEADLEVAQLNQESIQIRLEESMPAELESARANLALAEMEFARISNLKEQNAASKSEYDQARNQVQTRLAALNGLIATEKQTRAELKSAESQIRRAQQTLRDARRDLEHTTLYASYQGQVSAVNVVPGSVIDAGDPVLTLQMTNPIKVEVELSAKQSRSMRQRHQMPVTHSLPDGTKRHTNGYVYNVDASADPDTRTFTMTLLLLNEQLQDRLPNGLPEDKIARTSDLWPLRLNRMMGTPEDVLLVEEESIHRDNQGAYIYLVTNGKLRDKLPPIIKVRRQRIVEQDMRVPFLGNWTFCSVTMLDDNGQPTDIDLDSIYTGKWISSSTVTSEDPTPGGTAPANWDGKSVVVAPGSEWMLRPGELVTVDLADQDTSEGFFVPFDALDEEADQIFLYIVSEGVAKQIPVQVMDRDNLDTGSMIEVKSPELQEGMQVVIRGVHYLTDGENVRVVGEAQRLDEMEEGHLPGNPMPPMVVEGVQE from the coding sequence ATGGCAACTCGGTTCTTGCATTCGCGACTTCGCACAGTCCCGCTCTTGGTTTGGATCGCCTTCGGTTGCCTGCCCGGATGCCAATCGGATGAGGAAGTCTCTTTTGAGAAATCACCCCGTCCGGTCGAAGCAATGACGCTGACGAGATCCATCCCGGTCTCGTCCTACACCGCTTCCGGGAGTGTTCAATCATGGAAAACCGAGGACCTCGGGTTTGAGGTCAGCGGCAAAGTCCTGTGGGTGCTGGAACCCGGCGAGAACATCGACGGTCGGATCGTTGACGCCGACGGTGACTTGATTCAGTCCGGCACGCCGCTGGCTCAGATCGAACCGGACCGCTACGAGATTGCGGTGCAATCCGCCGAAGCCGATCTCGAGGTGGCGCAGCTGAATCAAGAGAGCATCCAAATTCGGTTGGAAGAATCCATGCCAGCGGAACTCGAATCCGCCCGCGCCAACCTAGCGCTCGCCGAGATGGAGTTCGCTCGCATCAGCAACCTTAAAGAACAGAACGCGGCCTCCAAAAGCGAGTACGACCAAGCGAGAAACCAAGTCCAAACTCGCTTGGCAGCATTGAATGGATTGATCGCCACCGAAAAGCAAACGCGAGCCGAACTGAAGTCAGCCGAATCACAAATCCGTCGGGCTCAGCAAACTCTGCGTGATGCTCGTCGCGACCTGGAACACACCACGCTCTACGCGTCCTACCAGGGCCAGGTCTCCGCCGTGAACGTCGTCCCAGGCAGCGTGATCGACGCGGGCGATCCCGTGCTGACCCTACAGATGACCAATCCGATCAAGGTCGAAGTTGAACTTTCCGCCAAACAATCTCGGTCGATGCGGCAACGCCATCAAATGCCGGTGACCCATTCGTTGCCCGATGGAACGAAACGACACACCAATGGCTATGTGTACAACGTCGATGCCAGTGCGGATCCTGACACGCGCACATTCACCATGACTTTGCTGCTATTGAACGAACAACTGCAAGACCGACTGCCGAATGGATTGCCAGAAGACAAAATCGCTCGCACAAGCGACCTTTGGCCGCTTCGTTTGAATCGCATGATGGGCACGCCCGAGGATGTGTTGTTGGTGGAAGAGGAATCCATCCATCGCGACAACCAAGGTGCCTACATCTATTTGGTCACCAATGGCAAACTGCGAGACAAGCTGCCGCCAATCATCAAGGTTCGTCGTCAACGCATCGTCGAACAAGACATGCGAGTCCCTTTTCTTGGAAACTGGACGTTCTGCAGCGTGACCATGTTGGACGACAACGGCCAACCCACCGACATTGATCTGGACAGCATCTACACGGGAAAATGGATCAGCTCGTCAACCGTTACCTCCGAAGATCCCACGCCCGGTGGAACAGCGCCGGCAAATTGGGATGGTAAATCCGTCGTCGTCGCACCGGGTTCCGAATGGATGCTGCGCCCCGGCGAGTTGGTGACGGTTGACTTGGCGGACCAAGACACCAGCGAAGGCTTTTTCGTTCCATTTGACGCTTTGGATGAAGAAGCCGACCAGATCTTTCTCTACATCGTTTCCGAAGGTGTTGCCAAGCAGATTCCGGTTCAAGTGATGGACCGAGACAACCTGGACACGGGCTCGATGATCGAAGTCAAATCGCCTGAATTGCAAGAAGGCATGCAGGTCGTCATTCGCGGCGTGCATTATCTCACCGATGGCGAAAACGTTCGCGTGGTGGGCGAGGCGCAACGATTGGACGAAATGGAAGAAGGCCATCTGCCCGGCAATCCCATGCCACCAATGGTGGTGGAGGGAGTCCAAGAATGA
- a CDS encoding efflux RND transporter permease subunit: MNLPALAVKYRPIVFSLAILAMAWGAITYVTIPRREDPEFTIRVCVVSTTWPGAPAETVEELITDKIEQNLTSIEEVKLTRSTTLTGQSTVFVELEDNIAPQDIQNVWDKVRARVDLVPMPAENVRPIVNDEFGDTAVLLLGIHQTPAKGRETIRERDRYTLRELEQYAEDVQDTLRLLPGVAKVDMFGQRSEAIYIETDLGNWAQLELTTNQLESLADDRNIIQAGGEIDTDAGHFSVKTEGEFNAVDEITQIASTVRTQSGDNSVTLAELGLTVTRDYEDPANYICRVGDAEGSTPAVMLGITMKSGSNIIDVCEAAKNRVREMSDVEQRLPPDIAVTAVSDQSESVANKIRDVIINVVEAVLIVVVVVYLVVGFRTSFVMAANIPIVVVVSVGMIAVFGVQLEQISLAALIISLGLLVDNAVQVCDQARSNQIAGMTPFQAAIEGANTLAVPMLVGTLTTMAAFVPMLFSLEGGGKEYVYSLPVTVSTTLALSWVLAMTLCVILAGMFIRGPKADQSGSPVVGVWNRIAGWLPRRKRNAASTNATTNPKRSENLAFRLYGVFGGMAVKFKWLTALATLALMVGILSLPVSSEFFPDAAGTQFAVKVILPETATIEQTDQVTRQVETILRRLAKDSSEDSGFSQPPLRVYRSLIGGGGSRWHLGWEPEPKSRFFAEVLVRTTDTSVTRHYAQRVREIAEKGDADLGLEPIVGARIIPVRLALGPPADPLVFRISGNGFADPRVLRQTADKVKRLVAAQPETWDVNDSWGVDGYQIQVDVQQDRAVLAGVTNSQIARTLNSYYSGLQLTTFREGDHQVPIYFRLKASERKSIRGFQEAFVEGDRGKIPLSSIAVLQPRFEIAKIERRKMNRTIEVSSQMEPGVTGNDVVARVLKSDEMQQIQSELPTGYWIEPGGAYEESAKAGGQMMKSFATSFLLIILCLIFQYNNWSKPLIILSTLPLALVGAWLGLFLSDKSLGFMPQLGILALFGIVLNTAIIFIEFADILIAERANQKTPEEQTEGHLAGLTREEFRDCLIEAGKQRMLPIFLTTATTVGGLIPLALSGGPLWEGLAWCMIVGLLLTTTLTLFIVPAFYAILVETFRVAPVPHPTQNP, encoded by the coding sequence ATGAATTTGCCCGCTTTGGCGGTGAAGTACCGCCCGATCGTCTTTTCCCTCGCAATCCTCGCGATGGCTTGGGGTGCGATTACCTATGTGACCATTCCGCGACGCGAAGACCCTGAGTTCACGATCCGCGTGTGTGTGGTCTCCACGACTTGGCCGGGGGCTCCCGCCGAAACGGTCGAGGAACTGATCACGGACAAGATCGAACAAAACCTGACCAGCATCGAAGAGGTCAAACTCACGCGATCCACCACACTCACCGGCCAATCGACGGTATTCGTTGAGTTGGAAGACAACATCGCGCCACAAGACATCCAAAATGTCTGGGACAAGGTCCGCGCTCGTGTCGATTTGGTTCCCATGCCGGCGGAGAACGTTCGTCCGATCGTCAATGACGAGTTCGGTGACACGGCGGTTCTGCTACTGGGGATCCATCAAACGCCAGCCAAAGGTCGTGAAACGATCCGAGAACGGGACCGGTACACTCTTCGCGAATTGGAACAGTACGCGGAGGACGTCCAGGACACGCTGCGATTGCTACCCGGTGTCGCCAAAGTGGACATGTTCGGGCAACGATCCGAAGCAATCTACATCGAAACCGATCTGGGAAACTGGGCCCAACTCGAGCTGACCACCAACCAATTGGAATCGTTGGCGGATGATCGCAACATCATTCAAGCCGGTGGTGAAATCGATACCGACGCGGGTCACTTTTCCGTCAAAACCGAAGGCGAGTTCAACGCGGTTGACGAGATCACTCAAATCGCCAGCACCGTTCGGACTCAAAGCGGCGACAACAGCGTCACGCTGGCGGAACTTGGATTGACCGTCACCCGCGATTACGAAGACCCCGCGAACTACATCTGCCGAGTCGGCGACGCGGAAGGCAGCACGCCCGCGGTGATGCTGGGCATCACCATGAAGTCGGGTTCCAACATCATCGATGTCTGCGAAGCCGCGAAAAACCGAGTTCGTGAAATGTCCGATGTCGAGCAACGCTTGCCACCGGACATTGCCGTCACCGCGGTGTCCGATCAAAGCGAAAGCGTGGCCAACAAAATCCGTGATGTGATCATCAACGTGGTCGAGGCGGTTTTGATTGTCGTCGTCGTGGTTTACTTGGTGGTCGGGTTCCGCACGTCGTTTGTCATGGCAGCCAACATTCCAATCGTGGTGGTGGTGAGCGTTGGAATGATCGCAGTGTTCGGTGTGCAGCTTGAACAAATTTCCTTGGCCGCTCTGATCATCTCGCTGGGGTTGCTGGTCGACAACGCAGTCCAAGTTTGCGATCAAGCTCGATCGAATCAAATCGCGGGGATGACACCGTTCCAAGCCGCGATTGAAGGTGCGAACACGTTGGCGGTTCCCATGTTGGTTGGAACCTTGACCACCATGGCGGCCTTCGTGCCCATGTTGTTCAGCCTGGAAGGTGGTGGCAAAGAGTATGTTTACAGCTTGCCCGTGACGGTTTCGACCACATTGGCATTGAGCTGGGTGTTGGCGATGACTCTGTGTGTGATCCTGGCCGGCATGTTCATACGAGGCCCCAAAGCGGATCAATCCGGTTCGCCCGTGGTCGGCGTCTGGAACCGAATTGCGGGATGGTTGCCACGCAGAAAACGAAACGCGGCTTCCACCAATGCCACGACGAACCCCAAACGAAGCGAGAACCTTGCGTTTCGTCTTTACGGTGTCTTCGGCGGCATGGCGGTGAAGTTCAAATGGTTGACCGCTTTGGCGACGTTGGCATTGATGGTTGGTATCTTGTCGCTGCCGGTCAGCTCGGAATTCTTCCCCGACGCCGCGGGAACTCAGTTCGCGGTGAAGGTGATCCTTCCCGAAACCGCCACCATCGAACAAACCGATCAAGTCACCCGGCAAGTCGAAACAATCCTGCGGCGACTCGCCAAAGATTCCTCCGAGGACAGCGGTTTCTCACAACCACCTTTGCGTGTGTATCGAAGTCTGATCGGCGGTGGTGGTTCCCGATGGCATTTGGGTTGGGAGCCCGAACCCAAATCACGATTTTTCGCGGAGGTCTTGGTCCGCACAACGGACACATCGGTGACACGACACTACGCCCAACGCGTTCGAGAAATTGCGGAAAAAGGCGACGCCGATTTGGGGCTGGAACCAATCGTGGGTGCACGGATCATTCCCGTTCGCTTGGCCTTGGGACCGCCTGCGGATCCGTTGGTGTTTCGAATTTCCGGGAACGGTTTTGCCGATCCTCGTGTGCTGCGACAGACCGCCGACAAAGTCAAACGTCTCGTTGCCGCTCAGCCGGAAACTTGGGACGTCAATGATTCTTGGGGTGTCGATGGCTATCAAATTCAAGTCGATGTTCAACAAGATCGTGCGGTGCTCGCCGGAGTCACCAACTCACAAATCGCCCGAACACTGAACTCGTATTACTCCGGTTTGCAACTGACAACCTTTCGGGAAGGCGACCATCAGGTGCCAATCTACTTCCGCTTGAAAGCCAGTGAACGCAAATCGATTCGTGGTTTTCAAGAAGCTTTTGTGGAGGGCGACCGCGGTAAGATCCCGCTCTCGTCAATCGCGGTGCTGCAACCACGTTTTGAGATTGCCAAGATCGAACGTCGCAAAATGAATCGCACCATCGAAGTCAGCTCTCAAATGGAACCGGGCGTGACGGGCAACGATGTGGTCGCTCGCGTATTGAAGTCAGACGAGATGCAGCAGATCCAATCGGAGTTGCCGACGGGCTACTGGATCGAACCCGGTGGAGCGTATGAAGAAAGTGCCAAAGCTGGTGGGCAGATGATGAAATCGTTCGCGACCTCGTTTCTGTTGATCATTTTGTGTCTAATCTTTCAATACAACAATTGGTCCAAACCTCTGATCATTCTTTCCACCTTGCCATTGGCATTGGTGGGTGCATGGCTGGGCCTGTTTTTGTCGGACAAATCACTCGGGTTCATGCCGCAGCTCGGAATTTTGGCGTTGTTTGGGATCGTGCTGAACACAGCGATCATCTTCATCGAATTCGCTGACATCTTGATCGCCGAACGTGCGAATCAGAAAACACCGGAGGAACAAACCGAAGGGCATCTCGCCGGTCTAACGCGAGAAGAATTTCGTGATTGTTTGATCGAAGCAGGCAAGCAACGCATGCTGCCGATCTTTTTGACCACCGCGACAACGGTGGGCGGTTTGATTCCATTGGCACTCAGCGGCGGGCCACTTTGGGAAGGCTTGGCCTGGTGCATGATCGTTGGCTTGTTGCTGACCACCACGCTCACGCTGTTCATCGTTCCAGCGTTCTACGCGATCCTGGTCGAAACCTTTCGTGTCGCGCCGGTTCCGCATCCGACGCAGAACCCATGA